Genomic segment of Oncorhynchus tshawytscha isolate Ot180627B linkage group LG28, Otsh_v2.0, whole genome shotgun sequence:
AGTGACATCAGCCAAGATGATTCTATTCTGCCGGATTCCTGTACCATTTGTTTCCAGCCTTGTCTGAGGGCCGAACACTCTGTTGGGCTCATTGTCCCGTGTGTATTCCACACAGACTCACAATTAATGGGGGCCTTGTCTAAGGCTTCTGGAGCAGAAACTTCTGTTGGGGAGGGGGACAAAGGCAGGCGGGCCACTGCCAGGAGTTGCTATGAGAGGCCCTCCTCTTTAAGAAGGTCTCaaagggaggaggtggggagaacaAGTGGAGGCCTAGCTGAGATGTTTAAGTGATCCCTCTATACCCATCTGGCTGTCCCTGCTCTTGGTGTCACACAGcccagtacatttttttttaatgtaacctttatttaactcagttaagaacaaaattttatttacaatggcggtcaaacctggacgacactgggccaatgggactcccaatcaccagggactgtagtgacgcctcttgcactgagatgctgtgccttttaccgctgcgccactcagttAAAACGGTCAATTCCTGGGATTTGGTGATTGAGATGGCCATTCCACTGCCCATTACGTCTTGGAAATATGTGCAGCGGTCCATCTCAAAGCAGGTAAATCTGAAGATAGgttagtgtaaaaaaaaaattggccaAGAGCAAACAGCCCCAGGGTGCTGTCtttgtttaaatgtaatgttgtgGACACAACATGTCAATCATCATCAACAGTCATTGACGTGAACAAAGTGCGATAATGTTTAGAACATGCGTAAGTTAAAGTAGCAATATATTTTCTTTAAATATATCCAGAAGGTTATTCTAATCTAATCAGTCTAACTCAACCGCCCTTCTGTTGTGGGTTGTTATCAGACACTGTTGGCCCTCGATAGCTTTCTAACCCCCTCCCATGGCGGCCTGggcctctgtgcctctctctcctctgtgtttcCCACACTGATACTGATCTGGAGTGTGCCATAAAGCACCGGTATAGATCACAGTGCACAATAAAGGCACGTCTCCAGCCAGACAAGCAGGCTTACTGAGCATGGAGCTGATAAGGGGAAACACGTTGccgcctcccctccctctctctgttgtcttGTCCCAGAACCCATAGCCCTTGTTTGTGAAAGAAAAAAGAATTGTGTACATTGAAAGAATAGCATCACCTCTGGACACCTAAATATTCTCTGCACACCATGTAGTCTTTAGAAGATACTCACAGAGAAAGGCACCTGTGAGAATCCTCATATCAGCTGTGAATCATGTTTggtttttgggggggggactggTAATTTTACACATTGGGTGTAAAACAGTGTCCACAAACAGAAAAAACATGATTACATGGTGGATGCCCCTGGCTTTTGGCTCCTTATGTGTCCAAAAATGAAGATAATGAAGTGTTTTTGAGGTCAGTATTGGGGCTTTATTTATATTCACATTATTAACAAAGTATTTGAAGTTACAGATGACTAGTTTCTTTGAAAAATAGAGAAGGCGCTCAGACCTGTATTGTTGTTTCCCTCTTCTGTGATGTGGGCCCTGACCTTTTGGGGTCATTTGACCTGAGAGCTTTTAGGAGCTTTAAAATGAGACGTTAGGGCACCTGAAGTCTGTCAAGAAGGTGATAATAAGAGCAACCTGATAACCTTGTACTCTGGGGTGATAGTTAATTTCTTCTGCATGTTAAAACTGAGACGTGAAGGTCATTGAGTGCAACTTGGTATCTATTAGTCACATAAATGTGATGGTAGTTTGCAGAGAGATTGTCTATGAAGGCACGATGACCTGAAAAAGGCTTTCTTTCTTAAAAACACTGAGGATGTTAATCAAGAACATTGACTAGTTTTTTTTTAttagtttttttatttcacctttatttaaccaggtaggctagttgagaacaagttctcatttgcaactgcgacctggccaagataaagcatagcagtgtgaacagacaacacagagttacacatggagtaaacaattaacaagtcaataacacagtagaaaaagaaaagaaaaaaagagtctatatacattgtgtgcaaaaggcatgaggaggtaggcgaatgattacaattttgcagattaacactggagtgataaatgatcagatggtcatgtacaggtagagatattggtgtgcaaaagagcagaaaagtaaataaagaaaaacagtatggggatgaagtgggtaaaaatgggtgggctatttaagactatgtacagctgcagcgatcggttagctgctcagatagcagatgtttgaagttggtgagggagataaaagtctccaacttcagcgatttttgcaattcgttccagtcacaggcagcagagaactggaacgaaaggcggccaaatgaggtgttggctttagggatgatcagtgagatacacctgctggatcgcgtgctacggatgggtgttgccatcgtgaccagtgaaatgagataaggcagagctttacctagcatggacttgtagatgacctggagccagtgggtctggcgacgaatatgtagcgagggccagccgactagagcatacaagtcgcagtggtgggtggtataagatgctttagtgacaaaacggatggcactgtgataaactgcatccagtttgctgagtagagtgttggaagcaattttgtagatgacatcgccgaagtcgaggatcggtaggatagtcagttttactagggtaagtttggcggcgtgagtgaaggaggctttgttgcggaatagaaagccgactcttgatttgattttcgattggagatgtttgatatgagtctggaaggagagtttacagtctagccagacacctaggtacttatagatgtccacatattcaaggtcggaaccatccagggtggtgatgctggtcaggcgtgcgggtgcaggcagcgaacggttgaaaagcatgcatttggttttaataGCGTTTAAGGGCAGTTggatgccacggaaggagtgttgtatggcattgaagctcgtttggaggttagatagcacagtgtccaaggacgggccggaagtatatagaatggtgtcgtctgcgtagaggtggatcagggaatcgcccgcagcaagaacaacatcattgatatatacagagaaaagagtcggcccgaggattgaaccctgtggcacccccatagagactgccagaggaccggacagcatgccctccgatttgacacactgaactctgtctgcaaagtaattggtgaaccaggcaaggcagtcatccgaaaaaccgagttACTCTTCATTTAGAGAAAATGtaaatgcatttctgtgaatttattttatttcgaaccaagggtaaaaaaaaaatcagggtTGAATTCAACCCAGTTTTCAATTCAGTCGAGAAATGAATTGAAATGTAATAGAATTGAAAAATCAATCCCTGACCTCAGTAAGTGATATAGtaaatacagtggcaagaaaaagtatgtgaaccttttggaattacctggatttctccatcttatcttcatctaagtcacagcaATAGACAAACACGGTGTGCTtgaactaataacacacacaaattattgtatatTTCTTTTTTCTTCTATATTGCATAcagcatttaaacattcacagtgtaggttggaaaagtctgtgaacccctaggctaatcactaatcagctaacctggagtccaatcaatgagacgagattggagatgttggttagagctgccctgccctattaAAAACGAACACAATGAGTTTTCatttcacaagaagcattgcctgatgtgaatcctgccttgaacaaaagagatctcagaagacctaagattaagaattgttgaattgcataaagctggaaagggttacaaaaataTCTCttaaagccttgatgttcatcagtccacggtaagacaaattgtctataaatggagaaagttcagcactgttgctactctccctaggagtggccatcctgcaaagacgactgcaagagcacagcgcagaatgctcaataaagttaagaagaatcctagtatCAGCTAAAGacacagaaatctctggaacttactaacatctctgttgacgggTCTATGAtgtgtaaaacactaaacaagaatggtgttcatgggaggacaccacggaagaagccactgctgtccaaaaaaacaaacattgtgtAACGGCTGtttgaagaggaccaaggtgcagcgtggtacgtgttcatgatttaataatagaactgaacactgattaacaaaacaacaaagagaacgaacgaaaccgaaacagttctgtctggtgcagacacaaaaacagaaaacaactacccacaaaacccatgtaggaaaaagctacctaagtatggttctcaatcagtgacaacgatagacagctgtctctgattgagaaccacacccagccaaacaaagaaatacaaaacatggaaaatgaacatagaatgcccaccctagtcacaccctggcctaaccaaaatagagaataaaagcctctctatggccagggcgtgaccgtacccccccccaaaaaaagtgcagactccggccgcaaaaccggactctaaaggggagggtccgggtgggccttcTTACGGCGGCGGTTCTGGTGCGGAacgtggaccccgctccacctctggtcCGGCCCACTTAGGTAACGCCCCTAGAGCGGAGACCCTcaccgccgaccccggactgaaGGCCCTCGTAGAGAGCCCCGGACTGGAGGGCACCACTGGAACGAAGGGCGGCACTGCCGGCTCAGGACTGGAGGGCGAGTCTGGaatggagggcgactctggcagctccggactggcgggagactctggcagctccggactggcgggagactctggcagctccggacaggcgggagactctggcagctccggacaggcgggagactctggcagctccggacaggcgggagactctggcagctccggacagtacacaggcacaggactcaccaggctggggagacctactggaggcctggtccgtggaggaggcacaggatagacTGGGCTGTGaggaaaatatgccttctggagtggcccagtcagagtcctgacctcaatccgattgagaggctgtggcatgacctcgagagcagttcacaccagacatcccaagaatattgctgaactgaaacagtttgtaaagaggaatggtccaaaattcctcttAACTGtttgcaggtctgatccgcaactacaaaaaaacgtttggttgaggttattgctgtcaaaggagggtcaaccagttattaaattcaagggttcacatacttttcccaagctgcactgtgaatgtttacacggtgtgttcaataaagacatgaaaacgcataattgtttgtgttattagcttaagcagactgtgtctacttagatgaagatcagatccaaTTTTATGATCAATTGATGCATAAatacaggtaattccaaagggttcatacTTTTTCTTGTCACTGTATGTaggggagtgtgtttgtgtgtgcgggagaaaggctgtgtttacacaggcagcccaattctgatctaaTTGGGAAAAAGATCTGATCtgtttggtcaaaagaccaattagtggcataaatatcagaattgggctgtctgtgtaaacacatccaaagagtgtgtgtgtgtgtcaaccctCTGAGGGGAGGGTTGCCAATAGTGTACAACAAAAATGTATTGTTATTTAGAGTTTTTGTTCTAGGATCAATTAAACTGGGGAAAGGgccaatacatttattttattcacCTTAATTGACTATTACTAATAGATAGGGCAACTGAGACCTTCATATTTAATCAATTTGTTTCATCAAACACCTATCTGTATTGTGTGCTGTGGACCACCTTCTCACACACAAGACACCAGATAGCCAATGGAAGGCCTCCTTGCACGAGCCAACCGACTCCCTGGCAACGTGTCCCGCGCGCTCATTGGTAGAAGGTTGGAGAATTCAACTTTGGGACGATTCACACGAGCCATTCGCGTGCAGCTTCCTCTATAAATATGACCGTAGGTGAAAGTGACAGCGTTGACTTGTTATCAACACCGTACTGGAAGGTCGTTAACTGCAGGATGTAGCCTCAGCAATAGCTACGTTGTAATAAACACCTGTAACGAACAGCGTTGGTCAGAAAAAAAGTACATGGCCGGTGTTAGAATATTTCTCAATAGgctggactttattgaacaattGTGGGACAAATGATTTGCTGAAGTTGACTGGACGATTGTGGGATATTAAAAATTGAAGATGCCGGCTGAAATTTTGGAGAAAACTTCCCCCTCTTCTGTTGCAGCCACCCTGTCGAGCGTAAATGGAAATCCGGATAAACCAAGGACTGCCTCGGGGGACAGAAAGGTAGGCCTACAGAAAAGCACGGAAATAAAAACGATTCCTTTTTTATTTGTCAATTGTTGTTAATAAGTTACGTTACATGTGTAATAATCATGgcgtttgtttgttttatttaaagTCTTCTAAACCAATTATGGAGAAGAGAAGACGCGCGCGAATCAACGAAAGCCTTGGACAGCTCAAGACCCTCATACTGGACGCTCTAAAGAAAGATGTACGTTTAAAAAAAAGCTTTTATAATCATAGAAATTTATGTCTACGACATATGCTTCTATAATTATGTTAATTTGATGGATTGGAACGAAGCTCAAATAGATTATTAATCATGTGTAATATTCTTCTTGATGTCTATTTAGAACTCCAGGCATTCGAAGCTGGAGAAGGCAGACATCCTTGAGATGACTGTGAAGCACCTAAGGAATATGCAGCGTCTTCAAATGACTGGTAGGTTTCATTCTAGACGTGCATGTTTAAATTGCATCTGTGACTGTTCCCAAGGTACTATATGCATAAGTCCATCAAACCTATTGATAGACCTACTGAGTATTATATAATTACATTTAAAGGATTTTCTGAACAATATATCCTCAAATACATCATATTATTTCACTTTACAGGTGCTATGAGCACGGATTCATCAGTCCTTGGCAAGTACAGAGCGGGATTCAGCGAGTGCATGAGTGAAGTCACCCGTTTTCTGTCCACACGTGAAGGGATGAACATGGAGGTCATGTCCCAACTTCTCAGCCACCTAGCCGGTTGTGTGTCACAGATCAACACTGTAAACTACTCAACTCATCGCCAGAGCCTCACCTACCCTGCGCATCCAGCGCATCCAACGCTTGGCCAAGCCATTGTGCAAATCCCAAGTGCGTCGCCTCAGTTGAATGTAATCATGCCTTGCAAAAGTGGCTCGCCAATCAACTTCACGTCCGAAGTGGCTAAATTCTACAGCGGACTTCAGATTGTTTCAGCGACAGATGGACAATTCGCCTTTCTGATTCCAAGCGTGGCCCTTGCGCAAATGAGCGTGCCAAACGCCCTACATGGCAATCCAACAGTTGCGCTGGCGGTGTCACCTGTTGCACCTCCCATCACTGCAGACTCCGTGTGGAGACCATGGTAGGGTCATTAGACTGAAGGACTTTTATGCACCATAACACATTTGTTTCTGATATATGAgtttttgtatatttttgtatAGGCTGTTCAAAGCAATAGTCAAGAGTGATGCTTACTCACATGTTGTTGTTCTTTGATGGAGAATACACTTTTCCATGAGATATATTTTCAGTGATGTCATGATCATGTTTTATTGTTGTGATACAACAATTATTCAAATGCCCTCAAATGCCTTCCTTCAGGAAATCAATAAATTCTTTAAATGAAATTGCAATGTTTAACACCTGAAAATTGTGACTTCTTAACTACATTTAAAATAATTGTCTATCCTTGACCTAATGATACCCACATGAAAATCTACTACaatttactatagaatactacagtacttagaATTATGTTGTAAACTGTAGTATATTGTAGAGTACTATAATACACAGTAATATATCATGATCATGTGTtgtacttactatagaatataTATACACTAGCGTTCAAAGAAAAATCcatgtctcagactggccaataaaaataaaagattaagatgggcaaaagaacacagacactggacagaggaactctgcctagaaggccagcatcctggagtcgcctcttcactgttgatgttgagactggtgttttgcgggtactatttaatgaagctgccagttgaggacttgtgaggcgtctgtttctcaaactagacacattaatgtacttgtcctcttgctcagttgtgcaccggggcctcccactcctccttctattctggttagaccaGTTTGCGgcgttctgtgaagggagtagtacacagtgttgtacgggATCTTtattttcttggcaatttctagcatggaatagcaaaagggttttctaatgataaattagccttttaaaatgatacatttggattagctaacacaacgtaccattggaacacaggagtgatggttgctgatcatgggcctctgtacgcctatgtagatattccattaaaaaatctccagtttccagctacaatagtcatttacaatattaacaatgcctacactgtatttctgctcAATTTGACATTATTTTTAcagacaaaaatgtatttttctttcaaaaacaagacatttctaagtgacctcaaacttttgaacggtagtgtatatatagtatacagtatactgtagaatactaaagTAAATACAACAATATACTCCAGACCGcaacaacactacagtaaatactacagtaatatctgcaaaaaaacactacagtccattaaaaacactacagtaatttcTATAATATATACtacagtaattaatttgcatataccctgcccattcccctcccctaTATCCCAATTTGTTCAGctcataagtgagaaacctacatgacAGGTATAGATCACATATTGTGTTCCATATAGGTTATAaaaaaagagcagaagctctgaactatccattcagacctcctacctacctagctgcctgcctgcctgcctgcctgcctacctacttacttacaggttatggaaaatgtgctATTTGAGTATTTTGTTGAGGACAAAGCCCCCACTACTATGTCAACGATAATTGTAAAAAATTGACTATAGTAAATACAACACTAATGTCTgcaaaaaaacaacagtaaatactacagtatacgaTAGTGATGTCtgcaacactacagtaaatactacagtatactatggTGATGTCcgcaacactacagtaaatactacagtatactatagtcaCGTCtgcaacactacagtaaatactacagtatactatagtcaTGTCagcaacactacagtaaatactacagtatactatagtcaTGTCagcaacactacagtaaatactacagtatactatagtcaTGTCTGCaaagtattcactgtagtgttttgggaGGATtttagtctgcaaaaacactatagtGAATACCACAGTAAAGTCCACAAAAAACAACACAATCAATACAATAGTATTTAACCATAGTATACTAGTATTTTGTCATGTGGGTGTACTGTGATTGAATATCCTATTAAGGCTGATCTAACCACAGAAATAAATGAAACACAGAATTATCGGATCTTGGGCTATGGCACCGAACACAGAACGGCTCTTTCTGCCGAGCGAACTCAAATACTTCCATGTGTTGACATCTTCCTTCTCATCCAACCTCACCTCTGAGCTAACATTGATCGGTGAAGGGGCATGCAGGAGTTCTATGAATTAAGATTCAAGCTGGTACTGTAGACGTACACCAACCCATGGTCATGTTCTAGTGCTCTGACTCTAGTGTTATCTTCCCATCTCATCCCTGTTAGCCTCATCTGTCTTCtacttctttttttctctcccccgGCTGGAAATAAATAACTCCTAGATGAGGTGAGGAACCTGAGAGGTCGTGAGAATGACTCTCAGCCCAGCAGGCAACAGCCAGGTTAGgggtgggggaggtggagagTCTGTCGAACATGAGCAGGGCTGCCTGCCACAGAGGAAGTCTTGACATACAGGACAGGAGCTGAACATGGGGAGGGAAGGTTCCAGAggaagggagggtggagagagaagagagaacagagagaggttctggagggaggggagagagggttctggagggaaggtagggagAGAGTTGGGAGGGCCAGACAAAATGTTCCTAGCTTATTACCAATAGCCAATGACTATATACATGTGACCACGCAATGACTTTATGGTGATCCCCTCCATGCACGCTGTTGCTCCGGGTAGAGGTTACCAGAGGGGACAGATCTAGGGTGTGAGTGATGGGCTAAACGACAACAAAAGTAACGTCAAGCTACATTTTAAACTGGTTGGTTCGAGCACTGAATGCGGATTGGCtaaaagctgtggtatatcagaccgtataccacgggtatgacaaaatatttattttaactgctctaattacattggtaaccagtttataatagcaataaggcaccacagggatttgtggtatatggccaatataccacggctatggtACTCTGCGTTGctttgtgcataagaacagcccctCCTCAGGCCTCATTGCTTAAGTATTCTACATTAAATTTATGAGGTTCGGGAGTGTTATTATGTGCTTTTCAAACTAGATATGCTTTTACATAGGTATAGGTAAGAAATGATACAGAAACAAGGTAACTTGCATTTTGCTCCCCAAGGTGTGACAATGCTCCGCCCAAATTATGACTGACACTCGTGACTGTGAGTCAAGCTTGTCATTAAGATTAAAGGGATACACCCAAAAATCACAATGCATTTTGAATGTAACTGGATGGAGGCAATTCAGACTAATAGCAAAATTATTCAAAGTGACCTGAATCCC
This window contains:
- the LOC112226496 gene encoding transcription factor HES-1-B-like, producing MPAEILEKTSPSSVAATLSSVNGNPDKPRTASGDRKSSKPIMEKRRRARINESLGQLKTLILDALKKDNSRHSKLEKADILEMTVKHLRNMQRLQMTGAMSTDSSVLGKYRAGFSECMSEVTRFLSTREGMNMEVMSQLLSHLAGCVSQINTVNYSTHRQSLTYPAHPAHPTLGQAIVQIPSASPQLNVIMPCKSGSPINFTSEVAKFYSGLQIVSATDGQFAFLIPSVALAQMSVPNALHGNPTVALAVSPVAPPITADSVWRPW